In a single window of the Thunnus maccoyii chromosome 7, fThuMac1.1, whole genome shotgun sequence genome:
- the tmem161a gene encoding transmembrane protein 161A produces MALMGIQLVVSLLAASIMQRMAPHYSFARWLLCNGSLFRFKHPSEGELCALAGKQMPKQNRRDRRQNGESKPLTVPKDIDLHLDQAPINAMDALVLRFFLEYQWLVDFAVYATGVFLFTECYYSVVDASKEVNIGAIWCVLTVLFSLKTLHTLMSHYFRSEEGGERSVCLAFGFLSLLVAMLVLVVREDYLEFGLESGFSNLFDNMEIFAKQHGYAEWSIPVTKLTVKLGLAALCAYIGSLLAFPGLRLAQTHLDAVQMNSGRPFIQILLHMSFLSPVIVLVLWVKPIARDFLANAPMGKTSVTLVPSAVFDSVRLWIIVLLCVLRLALTRYHMQAYLNLAQKWVEQMKKEAGRIAAIDIQRKVTRVFCYLTVVTLQYLIPILLVLFSTLALKALGDFSWGAGAEETPGVTPALLVPTAAPVLPGSLDEDEEGMEDMEEDIQATVAHLSETFTALRSVLTPLFFRGFFAFLTWWVAACQVISSLFGIYFHQYLMNN; encoded by the exons ATG GCGTTGATGGGAATCCAGCTGGTGGTCAGTTTGCTGGCTGCCAGCATTATGCAGAGGATGGCTCCACATTACTCATTTGCACGCTGGCTCCTTTGTAATGGCAG TCTGTTCCGGTTCAAACACCCGTCAGAAGGAGAGCTGTGTGCGCTGGCAGGGAAGCAGATGCCCAAACAGAACAGGAGAGACAG GAGACAGAACGGGGAGAGCAAGCCTCTCACTGTGCCCAAAGACATCGACCTTCACCTGGATCAAGCTCCAATCAACGCCATGGATGCCCTTG TGCTGCGGTTTTTCCTGGAGTAccagtggctggtagattttGCAGTCTATGCAACTGGTGTCTTCCTCTTCACCGAGTGTTACTACAGTGTGGTGGATGCCAGCAAAGAAGTTAATATTGGAGCCATCTGGTGTGTCTTGACCGTTCTCTTCAGTCT AAAGACCCTTCACACTCTGATGAGCCACTACTTTCGCTCTGAAGAGGGCGGTGAGCGCTCGGTGTGCCTCGCCTTTggctttctgtctctgctggtgGCCATGCTGGTGCTGGTGGTCAGAGAGGACTACCTGGAGTTCGGCTTGGAGTCTGGGTTTTCCAACCTCTTCGACAACATGGAGATCTTTGCCAAACAGCATGGCTATGCTGAGTGGTC AATCCCAGTGACCAAGCTGACAGTGAAGCTCGGTCTGGCTGCTCTCTGCGCTTACATCGGTTCTCTCCTGGCCTTCCCCGGACTGCGACTTGCTCAGACTCATCTCGATGCGGTACAGATGAACTCAGGTCGTCCATTCATCCA GATTCTGCTGCACATGAGTTTCCTTTCTCCAGTGATTGTTTTGGTTCTGTGGGTGAAACCTATTGCGAGGGACTTCCTGGCAAACGCACCCATGGGAAAGACCTCTGTCACACT AGTACCCAGTGCAGTATTTGATAGCGTGCGTCTTTGGATCATCGTGCTTCTGTGCGTGCTGCGGCTTGCACTGACCCGCTACCACATGCAGGCCTACCTCAACCTGGCTCAGAAGTGGGTGGAGCAGATGAAGAAGGAGGCGGGACGTATCGCTGCCATTGACATTCAGAGAAAG gTCACACGTGTGTTTTGCTACCTGACTGTAGTTACTCTCCAATATCTGATTCCTATTCTGCTCGTCCTCTTCTCCACACTGGCCCTCAAAGCACTCG GGGACTTCTCCTGGGGGGCGGGCGCAGAGGAGACCCCTGGAGTGACACCAGCATTGCTGGTGCCCACAGCGGCACCCGTGTTGCCCGGCAGtctggatgaagatgaagaggggATGGAGGATATGGAGGAGGACATCCAGGCCACAGTAGCCCACCTGTCAGAGACCTTCACAGCACTGCGGTCCGTCCTCACTCCGCTCTTCTTCCGAGGCTTCTTCGCCTTCCTCACCTGGTGGGTGGCTGCCTGCCAGGTGATCAGCTCTCTGTTTGGCATCTACTTCCACCAGTACCTCATGAACAACTAA
- the mef2b gene encoding myocyte-specific enhancer factor 2B, whose translation MGRKKIQISRILDQRNRQVTFTKRKFGLMKKAYELSVLCDCEIALIIFNSTNRLFQYASTDMDKVLLKYTEYSEPHESRTNTDILETLRRKGLGLDSSELDSEESMQVAPDKYPLSEGMDLSLARQRFCAPSLLSPEAQFLVSAGCENGFPNSSGSSMAPHRPPGFKTLSRPGSASPAAPHTHTAFMSPHSGIGYSVFSHGNLNRALDMKSPPPLNLGSENLRGEAANQGMGATRANHNSARGLLYQGLHSSSSMVAMGKAGLLGHSLGGYGLPSPGASEYSQPGFYHSVSLQRGAVNPWQPVQPLQEPHGPHISPGMSSGGCSFPSQSCSSSSPHLSSLNLNIKSERSSPEHMSSPSSPPLHHLRQHSPMSNPDSARHTPPESRPANETKEFPKAGYLQDEEEGGQALRQLEISDGWQR comes from the exons AtgggaagaaagaaaatacagattTCTCGTATTCTGGACCAGAGAAATAGACAG GTGACTTTTACCAAGCGCAAGTTTGGTCTGATGAAGAAAGCTTATGAGCTGAGCGTGCTATGTGACTGTGAGATCGCCCTCATCATCTTCAACAGCACCAACCGTCTGTTCCAGTATGCCAGCACAGACATGGACAAAGTGTTGCTGAAATACACAGAGTACAGCGAGCCGCACGAGAGTCGCACTAACACAGACATACTGGAG ACTCTGCGTAGGAAAGGCCTCGGTCTCGACAGCTCAGAGCTCGACAGTGAAGAAAGCATGCAGGTGGCTCCAGACAAATATCCTCTCAGCGAGGGCATGGATCTCTCTTTGGCTCGCCAGCGCTTCTGC GCTCCATCCCTGCTGTCACCGGAGGCCCAGTTCCTGGTGTCTGCAGGCTGCGAGAACGGCTTCCCCAACTCCTCTGGATCCAGCATGGCCCCCCACAGACCCCCGGGCTTTAAAACTCTGTCCAGACCCGGCTCTGCCAGCCCtgctgcaccacacacacacaccgccttCATGTCTCCACACTCAG GCATTGGCTACTCCGTGTTCTCCCACGGCAACCTGAACCGAGCTCTTGACATGAAAAGCCCTCCTCCCCTGAACCTGGGCAGTGAGAACCTGCGGGGAGAGGCTGCTAATCAGGGCATGGGGGCCACACGTGCTAACCACAACTCTGCT AGAGGTCTCTTGTACCAGGGTCtgcacagcagcagctccatGGTGGCTATGGGCAAGGCAGGGCTGCTGGGCCACAGTTTGGGAGGCTACGGCCTCCCTTCCCCTGGAGCCTCTG AATACAGCCAACCTGGTTTTTATCACTCTGTTAGTCTACAACGAGGAGCAGTGAACCCCTGGCAACCAGTGCAGCCACTTCAGGAGCCCCACGGGCCTCATATAAGCCCAGG GATGTCCAGTGGAGGGTGCTCCTTCCCCTCTCAGTCTTGCTCCTCATCATCTCCACATCTTTCCTCCCTCAACCTCAACATCAAATCGGAGCGTAGCTCTCCTGAGCACATGTCCTcgccctcctcccctcctctacACCACCTCAGGCAGCATTCTCCAATGAGCAACCCTGATTCGGCTCGCCATACCCCTCCGGAATCCCGTCCGGCCAATGAGACGAAGGAGTTTCCCAAAGCCGGCTACCTTCAAGACGAAGAGGAAGGAGGGCAGGCGCTCAGGCAGTTAGAGATAAGTGACGGGTGGCAGAGATAG